A single region of the Myripristis murdjan chromosome 3, fMyrMur1.1, whole genome shotgun sequence genome encodes:
- the afg2b gene encoding ATPase family gene 2 protein homolog B, which yields MSLRLLSVDAADQGSQRCRVGPAVMSALGLRLGSPLRVSAAGGTCLCTAWPRADLAEGFLQIDLKCSSPSLLSHPPAHLSLDPDQLTPVPCLKLRGVKVTVVVQSVDFRKNTPRHLVHELVKDMLKGVYVCQRHVVNVEDFDTEIRYIVVEDTNPDSAEAGLITSKTGVEITGIQTLRHFRAQLQDQHRVPLGGLEEVSASLREMLQLPLLYSGTLSSLGVSCPRGVLLVGPPGVGKTLLVRRVVGEVGASLVVVRGPEVVGSRPGESEEMLRGVFERARAAAEEGPCVLFLDELDSLCPRRTGSSAPENRLVAQLLTLMDGMNQSDRFLIVGATNQPDSLDPALRRPGRFDREVIIGAPTLEQRKAILSVLCERMPVSPSVDLAELAQRTTGYVGADLSALCREAAMHAIRHNSQGSEEQAVAMKHFNEALKTVRPSCLRSSLGRTELPPVSWEQIGGLDEVKLKLRQSIEWPMRYPEAFHRLGLRRPRGVLLYGPPGCAKTTLVRAAASSSHCAFLSVSGADLYSPFVGDSERALAQLFRQARACTPCILFLDELDSLIGSRSGSQTPHSVQTRLLSVLLNELDGVGLKTLERRGPERILQAEGEEQCHTQQQLDFHEVCNKDVMIVAASNRPDCLDSALLRPGRLDHIIYVPPPDQQTRLAILKVCTEKMPLDADVCLEELATQTELYSGADLENLCKEAALLTLQEESMEASAIKHKYFLQSLHKMSPSLTAQQISSYQTTHR from the exons ATGTCTCTCAGACTGTTGTCAGTGGATGCCGCAGACCAGGGCAGCCAGAGATGCAGAGTGGGCccggctgtgatgtcggccctGGGCCTGAGGCTGGGCTCCCCTCTGCGGGTGTCTGCTGCCGGGGGGACCTGCCTGTGCACCGCCTGGCCCCGAGCTGACCTGGCAGAGGGCTTCCTCCAGATAGACCTGAAGTGCTCCTCTCCCAGCCTCCTCTCTCACCCGCCTGCACACCTCTCCCTCGACCCGGACCAGCTCACACCTGTACCCTGCCTCAAGCTAAGAGGGGTTAAAGTGACCGTGGTTGTCCAGAGTGTGGACTTCAGGAAAAACACACCGCGCCACCTCGTTCATGAGCTTGTGAAAGACATGCTGAaaggtgtatatgtgtgtcagAGGCATGTGGTAAATGTGGAGGACTTTGATACAGAGATCAGATACATTGTTGTTGAAGACACCAACCCGGATTCTGCCGAGGCCGGGCTCATCACCTCCAAGACCGGTGTGGAGATCACCGGCATTCAGACCCTCAGGCACTTCAGGGCTCAGCTGCAGGACCAGCACCGGGTTCCGCTGGGGGGCCTGGAGGAG GTTAGTGCATCCCTGAGGGAGATGTTGCAGCTGCCCCTGCTCTACTCAGGCACGCTGAGCTCTCTGGGTGTGTCCTGTCCCAGAGGTGTGCTCTTGGTGGGGCCTCCAGGTGTGGGGAAGACCCTGCTGGTCCGCAGGGTGGTGGGGGAGGTGGGAGCCAGCCTGGTGGTGGTCAGGGGACCAGAG GTTGTGGGGTCACGGCCGGGCGAGAGTGAGGAGATGTTGCGGGGTGTGTTCGAGCGGGCTCGAGCCGCGGCAGAAGAGGGTCCCTGCGTGTTGTTCCTCGACGAGTTAGACTCTCTGTGTCCAAGAAGAACGGGCTCCTCGGCACCGGAGAACCGCCTGGTCGCACAGCTTCTCACGCTGATGGATGGGATGAACCAGTCCGATCGTTTCCTCATTGTCGGAGCCACCAACCAGCCAGACAGCCTGGACCCAGCGCTACGCAGGCCTGGGAGATTTGACAGAGAA gtTATCATAGGAGCTCCAACCCTGGAGCAGAGGAAGGCTATCTTGTCTGTTCTGTGTGAGAGGATGCCAGTGAGTCCCAGTGTTGACTTGGCAGAGCTCGCACAGAGGACTACAGGGTACGTGGGAGCAGATCTCAGTGCCCTGTGCCGGGAGGCTGCCATGCATGCCATCCGACACAACTCGCAG GGTTCAGAAGAGCAGGCAGTGGCGATGAAGCACTTCAATGAGGCCCTGAAGACGGTGCGTCCCTCCTGCCTGAGGAGCAGTCTGGGCAGGACTGAGCTCCCTCCAGTCTCCTGGGAACAGATAGGAGGCCTGGATGAggtcaaactcaaactcagacAG AGTATCGAGTGGCCAATGAGGTACCCGGAGGCCTTCCATCGCCTGGGTCTGAGGCGGCCTCGTGGCGTGCTGCTGTACGGACCACCAGGATGTGCGAAGACCACCCTGGTTAGAGCTGCAGCCTCGTCCTCCCACTgtgccttcctgtctgtcagcGGCGCTGACCTCTACTCTCCATTTGTTGGAGATTCAGAGAGGGCTTTAGCACAG CTGTTCCGCCAGGCTCGGGCCTGTACTCCTTGTATCCTGTTCCTTGATGAGCTTGACTCACTGATCGGCTCACGGTCAGGCAGTCAGACGCCTCACAGTGTTCAGACACGCCTCCTGTCCGTACTTCTGAACGAGCTGGATGGGGTTGGCCTTAAGaccctggagaggagagggccGGAGAGGATCCtccaggcagagggagaggagcagtgCCACACGCAGCAACAG CTGGATTTCCACGAAGTTTGTAACAAAGATGTGATGATTGTAGCAGCCTCAAATAGACCAGACTGTTTAGACAGTGCCCTCCTGAGGCCTGGCAGACTAGACCACATCATCTACGTCCCACCACCTGACCAACAG actcGCCTTGCCATCTTGAAGGTGTGTACAGAGAAAATGCCCCTGGACGCTGATGTGTGTTTGGAGGAGCTGGCCACCCAGACTGAGCTTTATTCTGGAGCTGACCTGGAAAATCTGTGTAAAGAG gctGCTCTGTTAACCCTGCAAGAGGAGAGCATGGAGGCGTCTGCTATTAAACACAAATACTTCCTCCAGTCCCTTCACAAAATGAGCCCCTCTCTCACTGCCCAGCAGATCAGCAGCTACCAGACGACCCACAGGTGA
- the c3h15orf48 gene encoding normal mucosa of esophagus-specific gene 1 protein, with protein sequence MSGFIQMLRKRKELIPLIGFMAFAATGATSASIYFLLTKPDVILNKTRNPEPWERIDPSAPQKLITINQQWKPIEELEMVKSITK encoded by the exons ATGTCTGGATTTATCCAAATgctgaggaagagaaaagag TTGATCCCTCTGATAGGATTCATGGCATTTGCTGCCACAGGTGCCACCTCTGCCTCCATCTACTTTCTACTGACCAAACCTGATGTCAT TTTGAATAAGACCAGAAATCCAGAGCCATGGGAGAGAATAGATCCATCAGCACCTCAGAAG CTTATAACCATAAACCAGCAGTGGAAGCCGATTGAGGAGCTGGAGATGGTGAAGAGCATCACCAAGTAA